ttgtgaagtctgtttcactggccattgctttcaatggggtaaaatgaagtttatacttattggaaattaagtgctcatgtttcataaaatttttatatcaaaatctcattttcgccaaaaattgagtgcttaaattgcatcaagaaatcagtctttttgaaaaaagaaacaccttatctgttgtcatcttgtgactccctacattttggtcatgaaaaattgaattatgactttttttcaaaaaagttatgaacccccgtatatttggaacccctcctccaaagaaaaatgatagcctcctaataatattaataatcatttaggcctaaatactgataattatttattatacaatgagaagtttaatgatgatgatttaggcggcctatacgatttcatgacaatacagaattaaaagtttaaaaacaataacatgacatatccgtcatggcactcaatcaatttgacccaagcttcaaccaaaatcacggttatcatacactaaactatgagaaactgtttaaacaaagtatatagggcctatacattccatatatcaatttctctctagaaaagattgtctgatcatcacttttgcttgaattcaagtacttccggtaaattttgctcgtcagaactcaaatggcccaaattggcccaacataattgtttcacaatcggaaggtaaaaacgttttgctttcatttgcactatatttgaactccctcagaccccttaaaagcttgatatatgaacatgaaaattaagtatatttgtcaagttatagcacaactagtgtagaaaacagtttcataacttgagaacagaacatccgaagttcttcgggttttcgcacgatcatacatgaaacaataagctatcaaaactggtgactttgaactagctgattgactagctgacgtgaTTATACAggctcttttacaaggcttccggtgcgggtcaatgtagggtcaattcctatgaggaaattttgggagtgacaatcaatgaaccatggtagaggctcataaccatcgtggatatcaatagcttggctgaagtggctggtcaattcaagtttggtgactcattgaatagaggtaacgggataatctccacttaggagattagaattctggcgatcattctccatttatttatatacctccatggtattaCAATGCTCTATAGGCACTGTCCTAATTTGGTTCTGGTACGCCAGAACGTAATTTAAATTTGACCATAttttattaaaacgaattaatctgcaaaaaaaatcaactttttttgagaaaagtggggggatgaggttgtggatcacaaaatgcccctttaatgtaaaatattttttgaataaattatttttaaaatattttgtcaacacttacataacattaacaagttttcaaaaatgttgttggatgttattaaaatgatttacACTCCAATGTAATCTTTTCTGGCAAACCTTTTGGAACATTTtgggaatgttttaaaaaatgttttgtgtttgcagcACTAAGTACCTGCTTGAAAAAATTGCCAGTATTataggttacggttcgctatctctaaggaccgctatctaaGGTTTGCTATCCtcaaggttcgttatcactaattacgaaaacggttcactatacctaaggttcgatatcactaattttgaaaaaggtccggtattcctaaggttcgatatcactaattttaaataaggttcgctatctctaattttaaataaggtccgctatcactaatttattgaaggttcgctatctctaaggttcgctatcactaatttaaaataaggtccgttatctctaattttaacaatcccggtgtccctaaggttcgctatctctaatttaaactaaggtccgctatctctaaggttggCTATCTCTAAGGTtggctatctctaaggttcgctatcactattTTCAAAAAGGTCCGGtattcctaaggttcgatatcactaattttaaataaggtccgctatcactaatttattgaaggttcgctatctctaaggttcgctatcactaatttaaaataaggtccgttatctctaattttaacaatcccggtgtccctaaggttcgctatctctaatttaaactaaggtccgctatctctaaggttggctatctctaaggttcgctatctctaaggttcgctatcactattttcaaataaggttcgctatctctaatttcaaacaaggttcgctatctctaatttaaaataaggttcgctatctctaattttaaataaggtatagatagcggaccttatttgaaattagagatatcggaccttatttaaacttagagatagcggacctttttttaaaattagagatagcagaCCTTTTttcaaattagagatagcggaccttatttaaaattagagatagtggaccttatttaagattagtgataacaaaccttaggtatagcgcaccctaatcaaaattagtgatagcgaaccttagagatagggaaccttaattaattagggatagcgaaccctaaacaaaattagtgatagcgaaccttaggtatagcggatcTGTATttcaattagtgataacgaaccttagagatagcgaaccatcaataaattagtgatagcggaccttattcaaaattagtgatatagcgaaccttattttaaattagtgatagcgaaccttattttaaattagtgatatcgaaccttagaactagcaaaccttattctaaattagtgatatcgaaccttagaagtagcggacctttttataggtatagcgaacccttttctctattagagattccgagattctgatctccatagactttacacgttagtgatagcgaaccttagagatagcgaaccttagagatagcggtccttagagatagcgggatgtcaccgtatTATATACTTCTGCTATAAGTGAAATTGTGATGGGAGGATGGATACCAGGGGGGGTGGGTGGataggggtgtgccactgagaatttgaaagggacCCATGATTAATATACCAATCTTTAAAGAAATTTGGgcaatcttttcttttagaccacccgagttaTATTTAGGTTAAAATTacgattttaccaaattaaactttcacaacaaggttaaacatgttcttagctatacaaacataccttttatttcgtcgaacaagctttattttgttccaaaatccacgtttttatcgcaatttttgacgtaaaagagctgaatactaaacccatcaatataccattaCCAGAATTCAAAATTTTCtcccaaatttaacccaaattgtcttatgttttcaaattttcctccaaagtttggggaaattaaaaaaatgttggctacagtgAGACAAAATTGTTCTATTTTCTGAAACAAATTGAGGAAGATTGAAGTATTCATTGTGTTTATGATCATGTGATTAACAAGAGttcactgtaaaagtggaaattcttgtgctacatttatttttgagCTTTTCGCAAAAATAGCAATGcacaaatatatatttcttttgtgcATAGGTCAAAATGcaaggaaacttagaatcacaaatttaaaaacaagggaaacagttcaaaattggcaaagtgcgaaCTGCGAAAAAATTATTTGCATGGATATTTCCACTTTTTATTTCCACTTTCCTTTAAAAAATATTGAGACAAACAATGCCCCATTAGTGATGATATTTgtattttcagtgtttttttttacaaCGTAAAATGCTATGCAGTAACGATAATGAAATGTAGATTTTTAAAAAGCTGCACCAATATTGTAAATTGAAATCTTGTTTAGCAGTCATTGACTCCTGAAAAGCTCTTGTGGTATATTGGTTCCTGTAGTGATTGACGGTAAAttgaaacaaatatataaactGAGATTGGATGTgatgatttgaaaataaaattgcaaAGTGTGTTTGAATAATAGCAAATTGAATATGCGAGTCTGGTtgatttatgtacaaaatggctgccttatacatTATGAATTTTTCCTCATAAATAAAAACAATGGACATTATTGAACAATAGTAATAGACCCATAGCTGGGAGTATAGTGGTTTGAGAGAGGAGGCGGGAGAGGTCTACTCGGAGGAAGAGGGAGGGGTTCAGGGCTTCAATGGAACCAGGACAGGGGTGCTGGACATTTGAAACATGGAccttttttgaatgaaaagtgtGATTGGATGCTTTGTAATATGCTCAAGTTAAATGACTCCAAAACTGAGTTTTTCATTGCTGCCCCTCCACACAATATGCCCAGTCTCTCCAACATCAATATAAAGATTGGTGATGCTGAAGTAATTCCATCTGCTACCATCAGGAATCTGGGAGTTGTTTTTGATGCTACGATGAACATGTCTAACCATATAACATCTATTTGTAAAACAGTTAACTTTCTCTTGTGGAACTTGTCCAGAATTCGTAGGTTTGTCACCGAAGATGCATCCAGTAATGCCATGCGGGCACTAGTGTTATCCAAGATTGATTATGCCAACGCCTTCTGTCTGGATGTAGAAGCAAAGACGTTGCTTTCGCTTACAAAGACTACAAAACCGTGCTGCCCGCATTATCTTCCAAGTTCCACGCCACACTCATCTTCACCTCTTTTAAATTCGTTACACTGGCTTCCAATAGACCAGAGAATTTGCTTCAAAGTGCTACTTTACATTTACAAGACATTGAACGATCTGGCACCACCCTACCTCTCTGATTGTCTGACCATCCGTGTTCCAACTAGGGAAGGTCTTCGCTCAAATCAAGATCTTACGCCTTTATAATTCCTAAGACAAACAGACTGATAGGCGATGGATCGTTCAGTGTCTTTGGacccagaatctggaacaatcttccttcatccattaggtcatctcccacagttactactttcaaacgtagcctgaaaacccatctttttaaccattgctaattttatgttgtttcttttgcatatttttgtttacttgtagtctttagtagtagggtaagtttttctgtaaagtgcaatgatcatttctttgaaattgcgctatataaatgccgttgtatgtatgtatgtatgtatgcttgCGCAAATTTTTTGCAAAGAGCAAAAAGTGGATCTACACCATATAAAAATGgtcctttttggactttttgaacACCTTATCCCCCCCAAAAGTTCATCTCATCAATTTTCCTACCACTGGATTGGGGTGGGGGAGGGCTGCTGCACCCTCCTGCATATTGTCCTGTTGATACATGATTGTTAGCAGATTCATGCATGATATCCTCCTGCCTTCTAACATTTTCAACATTAGAAATAAGAGGTGAAGTTAATGAAATTAGTGAGTAAGTGGAATGACTTTGCCTCCTGTGCATTCTTTcgcaaaaacacacaattttttggTTATGTGTATGTATGCCAAGATAGCTAAATAGCTGAGTGTCCCTCCCACAGGGGTCACATTCTTGTGTATCTGTGTGTCCTGGACCCCTTTTTTTGTTTGGGACCCCTTAAATTACTAATTGAAACTGACCAACGGGTCTGATCAAAACTTCTTGGATCTCTAGAAGCTTTTTTCATGTAATTCATCGCCGAGTTACTCATATAAAATTTTTTGTCATTGTCGATACAAAAAAGGAACCAATTATGACACAGAAAACCTAAGAAATCTTTCGAATAGAGCgttcaaaaatcatgaaaataatcaGTCAATACAATGACAAcacaataacaataacatcaacCTTGACAGGTTACCACAAATATCTGGTTGCACATGCGGATCCCTTAGATTCTCactggaccccttaaatttgggttttgcagggcttaaggttattaattattttaaactgttgtgatttggtagttcacagcatcttacttaatggtagtgagctttggcaaaaactgcattgctcaattcatagcgagcgtagaagaattaaaatatcacagatatacttttataggtgctgcggttcttgagttacgttgtatagagggctgaaacaacaacacttttgtaaaacgtacataactaattaacaacaattaaattaagcaagtttgcaaagtatacgatttgtagaatgaacttttgcaaaacatcaaggtgttaattttcaataatatattgatctagataatgaaaatcgaattttaggttgcttcgaccaacaatacctcgtctacccttaaagggtTCGGAAAAAAATCAACTGGGCTCTTAACGTTTTTGAGCTTGTGCTACCCCTGCCTCTCCCCTCACCCACGTTACCCACTCACAGATCAGTAGGCAATATTTAAATGTCAGTATTTAAATTTAACAAATGGCAGCTTCAAAAGATGCAATTTTGACACTGATGATCATTTGTGAATGATGGAGGTTATTTACATGATGCTTTTAAATCTAGTTTGAATCTGAATCGATCTAAaaatcagtgaaaacatttattGTCTACAAAGGTACATTAACCACTGTTCATGTGATTTTAATTGCAATAAATACAAGCAATACATATGCTATAAATCTGCTTGTATGTTTGTTAGGTATATTCATTATtagatttattttcatattttagtTGTCCAGTTTGGTATGGATTGAAGTGTGTCGCATTGGTAGACCAGTGCTgtgattaatttggtaaaaatctGCAAATATTGCATATCAGTAATCAAATCATGATGATATATACATGATTGTTAGAAGATTCATGCATGATGGACAAGTTGTAGATTTGTTTAAATtatcatttttgttgttgtgtgCAGtggaaatgaaattatttaaccCTCTTCACACTGGTATCAACTGCAgacaagttcaaaattttctttaaaaattcaaaaatctcagaattgtacatttttgtgcccatatttggaatcagcatgaaaaatgcattaaaatgagtacaaacaagctcagtattggtttagtggttcttgagaaagcttatgatattttaagaaatatctcaaaacttggaatctttatgttgaagcctatgtattaaaaaaaaaagtatttcagtgagttaaggggtcggtcacccacctttgcacagtattttttgtgggcttgagagcacatctgacacaccaaattgcattctgaataccagaAAATGTCCTTAGAAATTCGCGATGTAaaagccatcttaatttaatagtttgtctcaaaactCTCAAAGCCACCACACACAATAGTGAAAGTGCCTGTTTTTTGCGTGTTATATATGTGGATTTAGTAAGTTTCAGTTTTTTGgggctgtttttttttttcaaaaacaaaaaaaaaaaatttcatgtcTGACATTGTCAGACATCAAAATAGCCTCAATCGTAGATCTCAGTAAAATTCTTCATCTCGACCACAGTAAAAGCTCCTTCAGAGATaaaagtttagtttagtttagctTTTATTCGGATAtcacttttacatcagtggcactcatcaatatgatggtgcatccaaaaacattaaaataataacaatgtgaataaatatataaaacaaaattaaatgaacTGAAGTAAATACAAATGATACGTTTCAAACAtgaaaaataagaaatatttacACTGAAGTAAACCATAAAAATGTGGTCTATTTTTGGCAAAAAGTTCGTCCcacaaaaattataaaaaaaaaaccctaaaaaaaccacattctgcattaggtttttaacttgggaagagCTTTGATACGAACTGTTAAAATAAGatggcctaatacaaattttgtggcagattattaaaaattgatatatttgatatgtaACAAATTTttatcctcaaagtaaactttattaatctagactaatgatatttacttaaagtctatgtagctgggagaaaaagtcgtccatcatatgaaaatgttgaccttttgtattgaa
Above is a window of Amphiura filiformis chromosome 7, Afil_fr2py, whole genome shotgun sequence DNA encoding:
- the LOC140157860 gene encoding uncharacterized protein is translated as MPSLSNINIKIGDAEVIPSATIRNLGVVFDATMNMSNHITSICKTVNFLLWNLSRIRRFVTEDASSNAMRALVLSKIDYANAFCLDVEAKTLLSLTKTTKPCCPHYLPSSTPHSSSPLLNSLHWLPIDQRICFKVLLYIYKTLNDLAPPYLSDCLTIRVPTREGLRSNQDLTPL